The following nucleotide sequence is from Chryseobacterium sp. CY350.
TCAGGTTTTAGAATCTTACATCCAGAGATTGAAAGATCTTGAAGCGGCTGCATTAAGTTTCGAAGGTGTTTCAAGTGCTTACGCAATTCAGGCGGGAAGAGAACTTCGTGTGATGGTAGAAAGTGGGAAAGTAAATGACGAAATTGCGTCTCAGCTTTCGTATGACATTTCAGAGAAAATTCAGAACGAGTTGACTTATCCTGGTCAGGTGAGAGTTACCGTAATTAGAGAAACAAGAGCTGTGAATATCGCAAGATAATTGATATAAACACTTTACATAAAAAAAACCTCTCAAAGCAATTTGTGAGGTTTTTTGTTGCAGTTAATTTAGCATTAGGAATTATGAAGGGTTATTAAGAAACTTTAGTTATTTGTTAAAGTTTAATAGAAATTATTTATTAATATAAATTAGATAAGATAATTATGGTTGTAGTGAAATAAAATTATTAAATTTGATTATCAACTTAAAACCAAATTATTATGTTAAATGAAATTTTAAAAAATGCTAAGAAATTAAAAACTGCAGATCTAAAAGAGATTGTTGGTGGTGCTGGAAAAATCGGAACTCCTGATTTATCACTATGCGGATGCAGTTGCTCTGGTTCTGTGACTGGACCGAAATATTGTGCCGCTTATATTGGCTGCCCGCAGGTTTACACTTGTAATGATGCAGTATAAAACATTGAAATTTACATAAACCCTTAAAACAAAATAGTATGTTAAACGAGATTTTAAAAAACGCTAAGAAGCTGAAAAGTTCTGAATTGAAAGATATCGTAGGAGGTGTTGGAAAAATCGGAACCCCGGATTTATCGCTATGCAAATGTAGTTGTACAGGTGCAGTAACAGGGCCAAAATATTGCAGTCAATATATGAATTGTCCGCAAATAATTACTTGTTAATAATAATTTAAAAATTAAAATAGAAAGTCTTCCATAAAGGAAGACTTTTGTTTTTATATATATTTTGAGCTTGCTTTATTTTAAGAAAAAGCTGTTATTATCGATATATTTCTTGCTCATATTCACACTTTCAAAAATATCTTTATCACTAGAATCTTGCTCCACAAACCAGTATTTTAAACCGGCCTTTTTTCTAAATTCAAATATTTTTTTAAAATCTATACTTCCGTTTCCAACTTCTTCAAAATGTTTGGTTTTACTATGCATGTCTTTCACATGCCACAGAGGAAATCTTCCGGGGTATTTGTCGAAATAATGCAAGGGATCAAATCCTGCTTTTGTGATCCAATAAAGATCCAGCTCCATTTTCACAAGATCTGACGGCGTGTTTTCTAATAGAAAATCATAGATCAGTTGATCATCAGTTAATTTTTCAAACTCAAAATCGTGATTATGATAACAAAATTGGATTCCTGCCTGCTGCGTTATCTCTGCTGATTGACTCAGTATGACAGGGAGATTTTTATAATTTTCGATCGTTCTTTCTTTAGGAACCAGGTAAGAACAAACCATATATTCTGAGCCGATAAATTTTAAATCTTCAACAGATTTTTTCCAATTATTACGCAAAGTTCCTTTTCCTTCACCAATGACTCCGGTTTGATGATGAGAACTTACAACCTTCAAACCTGTATTGTTTAAAATAGATTGAAATTCATTTCTGTTTTTACCAAAGAAATTTCCGTCATAGCCATAGATTTCCAGATCTGTAAAACCAAGTGATGCAATTTTTTCTAATGCTCTTTCCGGATTTTTAGAAACTGCTTCTCTTATGGTATAAAGTTGTATTCCCAGTCGCCTCTTTTTTGTCGTTGAACCTGCAATTCCACAGGAATAAAGTCCTAAGAATCCTAAAGATGACAACTTTAAAAAATCGCTTCTTTCCATGATTTACTATAGAAAAGGTTTCATTTCATCCTCAATCTGAGTTCTGAGTTCCATCAGCCGTTTCGCATACATTTCCTGTTGTTTCTCCTCACTGGTTTCAGGAATCCATTTAGGAACTGGTAATTTTATACCATTTTCGTCTACGGCCACAAAAACGATAATACAATGCGTTTTCTTATCAAAAATAGGTTGTTTAAGATTTCTTGAGAATACATTAATTGAAATATGCATACTCGAAGAACCTGTGTAAATAACCTGAGCTTCCACTTTTACAATTTCGCCTATTTTTATCGGATCATAAAAACGGATTCCGCCTACGTACACAGTTACCGAATAATTGCCACTCCACGTTGTAGCACAGGCATATCCCGCTTGGTCAATCCATTTCATTACGCTACCTCCATGCACATTTCCTCCATAATTGACATCTGAAGGCTCTGAAATAAACTGAAAAGTAACAGGTTTGTTATCCATTTTTTCTAAATATTTTACTAAAGATATTTAAATATTTTCACAAAGTCGAATAAAATTCGTATTTTAAGATATTAAAGTGTTATATTGTCAAAATGTTCAATTTTGAACTTAAATAATAAAAATTATAAATTATAATATAGATGAAAAAAGTATTTTATCTTAATAGTTGCGACACTTGCAGAAAAATCTTAGCAAAATTTGATCTGAGAGATTGGGAAATGCGTGAAATAAAAAAAGAGCCTATTACACAGGAGGAAGTTGAAGCAATGCACAAGATTACCAATTCTTACGAAGATCTTTTTAGTAAAAAATCTACCCAGATCAAATTGAGAGAACTTGATTTGAAAACAATGGGCGAAGATGATTTTAAAGAGTTGCTTTTAGATCATTATACATTCCTGAAACGTCCGGTTTTCCTTACAGATACAGAGATTTTCATAGGAAATGATAAGAAAAACATTGAGAACTTAAGAGCTCACTTCAACGGAAATAATTAAGTATTACTTTCTGATTAAAAAGGTAAAACCACAGAGCGATCTGTGGTTTTTTATGTTTAGAAGCATCAATAAAAAGCCCGCTTCAAATGGTTAATTTTTACACGAAAGGCATTTTCACCACTTTCGCAGGAATATTTTTATTTCTTACCTGAATAAAAATTTCTGTCCCTAATTTAAAGTGAGGCTTATCGACATATGCGATTCCCAAACCAATCTTCTTCATCGGAGACTGTGTTCCGGAAGTTACTTTTCCGATTACGTTTCCTTCTGCATCTACAACAGGATAATCGTGTCTTGGAACTCCTTTATCAGTTAATTCAAAACCAACAAGTTTTCTGGTTACTCCTTCTTCTTTTTGTTTTGCAAAAATTTCTTTAGATACAAAATCTTTATCAAATTTTGTGATCCAGCCAAGTCCAGCTTCGATCGGAGAAGTAGTATCGTCAATGTCCATTCCGTAAAGACAGAAGCCTTTTTCTAATCTCAAGGTATCTCTTGCAGCCAATCCGCATGGGACTATTCCTTCGCTTTCGCCAGCTTTTAGAATTTCATCCCAAAGCTTTTCAGCATCATCATTTTTAAAATAAATTTCAAAGCCTCCGCTTCCGGTATAGCCTGTATTTGAGATAATGACATCACTTACTCCGGCAACCGAACCTACTGTAAAATGGTAGTAAGGAATTTCAGAGAGATTGGTTTCAGTTAATTTCTGAAGAATTTCTGCTGCTTTCGGACCCTGAACTGCCAATAAAGACATTTCATCTGAAGCATTCGTCATCTTTGCTCCGAAAGTATTGTATTTTGAAATGTGATTCCAGTCTTTTTCGATGTTTGAAGCGTTTACGACAACAAAATATTTATCATCTTCCATTTTGTAAACGATAAGATCATCTACAATTCCTCCATCTTCGTTAGGAAGACAAGAATATTGAGCTTTTCCGTTTTCCAGAGCATCAAGATTATTGGTCGTCACAAACTGCAAAAGATCCTTAGATCCTGCGCCTTCAATGAAAAACTGTCCCATATGAGATACGTCAAATAATCCTGCTTTTTCTCTTACCGCAAAATGTTCTTCCGTTACCCCGGAATATTGTACAGGCATATCAAATCCTGCAAAAGGTACAATTTTCGCTCCCAGAGAAACGTGTTTGTCGTACAAGGCTGTTTTTTTCATAGTAGATTGATTACTTTTTATTTCTTTATTTTAAAACTTTCAAAAGTTTCGTTAAAAACCTTCATATAATTTCCGTTCCAGTATTTATTTTCGCAATTGATGCTGATAATATAAAGATCCTTATTTTTTTGAAAAACTTTAGTGATCCACAAAAGTTGATCTTTTTCATCGAGATATTCATAGAAATACTCGGTGTAGCCCTTCTTTCCTCCGCTGCTTTTTATTTTTTTCTCATCTTCTGAAGAATTGTATAGTGCGAGAATAAATTTTTTAGTTTCGGCTTTTGGAAGTTCAAGATCATGATATTCTGATATCGTCACTGCGCCGATTTGATTTGTCGGAAAAATGTTTACGATACCATCATCATTGGTAATTTTCCAGGTATCGGGCATTACAATCGAATAATTTTCACTTTCAAAAACTTCTGTATCTGTTTTCTGGGCGAAGACCGTCAAGTGGAATAGAACCGAAAAAATTAATAATGTTTTTTTCATTGTGTGTTTTTTTAAAAATTGTGTTTATATTCTTCAAGAATGATCTTGAACCATTCTGTGAAATTTTTGGGATGCTGCGAAATCTCATAATCAAGATCAGCCATGGAAATGTAACGCACTTCTCCCACCTCATTTTCATTTAAATTAAAGCCAGAATTGTATGTTCCTGTAAAAACATAATCTAACTCATGCTCCCAAAGTCCGCCGCCAACATCTGCTTTATAGATAAATTTAAATTTTTCTGAAAGTTCAGTTTCAATTCCAAGTTCTTCTTTTAACCTTCTGTTTGCGCCTTCAATATAGCTTTCGCCATCTCGGGGATGCGAGCAAACAGCATTGGTCCATTGATTGGGAGAATGGTATTTTCCTGACGCACGCTTCTGCAAGAGCATTTCACCTTTGTCGTTAAATAAAAAAACAGAAAATGCACGATGAAGAAGACCGTTAATGTGAGCCTGCTGTTTTTCCATCAAACCTAGAGTTTCATCCTGAGCATTTACTAAAACTACAAATTCTTCCATTCCTACAAATTTAAGTTTAAATAGCGATTTCGTAAAATATTTATTGGAAATTTTTATTTTTTATGAAATTTTGGCTTTTTTATAAACAAGGTAAAGAGTTCAATTTTATGAATAATGCAAAAGATGGATCGTTTTCTCTTTTATAAATTAAATTTTAAGTTAAAATTTTAACATATACTAAGTTTAATATCTCTGTTAATCGGATAATGTGTAACTTTGCGCTTTAAAAAAATTAAAGATGGAACTAGATTATATTGAGCATATAAGTCCGATTTTGAAGGACGGAGTTAAGAATTATCTTATTGATATTGACGGAACAATTACTGATGATGTTCCCAATGAAGAGCCGGAAAGAATGACAACTTGCTTACCATATCCCGATGCGCTGGAAACGGTAAACAAATGGTATGACGAAGGCCATCAGATTTGTTTTTTTACATCACGAACAGAAAATCTTAAACAGATTACTATCGATTGGTTAGACAAACACGGTTTTAAGTATCACAGCGTATTATGCGGAAAACCGAGAGGCGGAAACTATCATTGGATCGATAATCATTTGGTACGCGCCACAAGATACAAAGGTAAATTTACCGATCTTGTGGAAAAACAGGTAACGATAGAAGTTTTTAAAGATTAAAATCTAAATAAAGGATTTAAAAATTAAATAAAAAAGTTTAAAAAGACTCCATTTTATTAATTTTTAAATCTTTCATTTTTAATATAAAAAAGATATGAAAGTTTTAGCAAATGACGGATTAGATCAATCAGGAATTGATGCGTTGACGGAGAAAGGTTTTGACGTAATTACTAAAAAAGTTCCACAGGAATTTTTGGTTGATTATATCAATGAGCACAAGATCAAAACAATCCTGGTAAGGAGTGCAACACAGGTTAGAAAAGATATTATCGACAATTGCCCGTCTATAGAGATTATAGGAAGAGGTGGGGTAGGAATGGATAATATTGATGTAGATTACGCAAGAGAAAAGGGGATTCATGTAATCAATACACCTTCAGCCTCATCAGAATCTGTTGCAGAATTGGTTTTTGCACATTTATTCTCGGGAGCGAGATTCTTGCAAGATTCAAACAGAAAAATGCCTGTGGTTGGCGATACAGAATTTGCCTCACTTAAAAAAGCTTACGCGGCGGGAATAGAATTGAAAGGTAAAACCATCGGAATCGTCGGCATGGGAAGAATCGGTCAGGAAGTAGCAAAAATAGCTTTAGGACTTGGTATGAGAGTGATCGCAGCTGATAATATGATTGGTAAAGCAAGCATTAAAGTGACATTTTACAATAAACAATTCATCAACGTTGACATAGAAACTGAGCCATTACAGGAAGTTTTAAAACATTCAGACTTCATTACGCTTCACGTTCCGGCACAGAAAGAAGGTTTCATGATCGGTAAAAACGAGTTTTCAATGATGAAAGATGGCGTTGCAATCGTAAACTGCTCAAGAGGCGGTGTGATCGACGAAGCTGCATTACTTGAAGCTTTAGATTCTGGGAAAGTGAAATTTGCAGGTTTAGATGTTTTCATTAATGAACCTACACCTTCAAAAGAAATTTTGAATCATTCTAAAATTTCTCTTACGCCTCATACAGGCGCGGCAACTTTAGAGGCTCAGGACAGAATTGGTCTCTCTTTGGCCGAGCAGATCTCGAGTATTTTGCAGATTCATTAAGATTGAATTCTTAACAAAAAAGAACCGCCGCAAATTTATTTGCGGCGGTTCTTTCTATATATTGTTTTTGCTTTTTAGTAAATCTCTGATTTCCATAAGTAATTTCTGATCTTCGGTAGGTCCCGCCGGAGCTTCTACTACTGCATCTTCTTTTTTGCTTAAACTTGCGATTCCTTTAATTAGAAAGAATAAAACAAGAGCTACAATTAGAAAACTGATGACTGAGGATAAGAAATTCCCATATTTTACGCCGTTCCAGGAAAGTTCTGCAATATTTTTTACATTTGCCTTTTCAAGTGCAGGGTTCAATAATAAGGGTGTGATAATATCATCAACGAATGATTTTACAATTGCACTGAAAGCCGCTCCGATGATAACACCGACCGCCAGATCGACAACATTTCCTTTAAAGGCAAAATCTTTAAAATCTTTAATAAATCCCATAATTTATATTTTTTTGATTGTTTAAAACAAAATTATAATTTAAAAACAGGAATCGTGCATAGTTTGATAGTTTTTTAAGATAATAATCAGATTATTTTTAAAAATTAATCATTAAATTTATGTAAAACATTATTCTATGAAAATTTTCACAGCAGAAAAAATAAAGGCTGGAGATCAATTTACTATTAAAAATGAACCCATAACTTCGATCGCATTGATGGAAAGAGCAGCGCAGAAATGTGTTGACTGGATCCTTACTTATTGTAAAAACCATCACAAGTTTGCAGTGTTTTGTGGAAACGGTAATAATGGTGGTGATGGTTTTGCCATTGCAAGAATGCTTTATCTAAAAGGTTTTGATGTTGATGTTTTTATCGATTCATCAAACGAAAAATTTTCTGATGATGCTCATTTCAATTACGAAAAGGTTAAGGAAATTTCAGGTATTTCTATTTATGATTTTAGTGCGATCGATAAATTTAAATTTGATAATGATACAGTGATTGTCGATGCACTTTTTGGAACAGGATTATCTAGGAAATTAGAGGGGAAATTTGTTTGGTTAATCAATGCGCTCAATGATTTAAAACAAGTTAAGATTTCTATTGACGTTCCTTCCGGACTGTTTTCTGATCAGATTTCGGAAGAAAATCAGACAATTTTAAAAGCTGATTACACATTAAGTTTTCAATTCTGGAAACGTACTTTTCTTCACCCTGAAACAGGTAAATTTACTGGAAAGGTTATCGTTTTAGATATAGATTTAAATAAAGAATATATCGACGAAACGTCAACCGATTATTTTGTAATTGATGATGAAATTATCAAAGAAATCTTCAGACCACGAAGCGATTTTGCACACAAAGGAACTTATGGAAGAGCCGCCATTGTTGCCGGAAGTTTCGGTAAAATGGGAGCAGCAGTTTTGGCAACTAAATCAACTTTAAAAACAGGAACGGGTTTAACATTTACAGTTGCACCAAACTGCGGATATGAAATTCTGCAGACCAGCTGCCCCGAAGCGATGTTTGTTTCTGGCGGAGAAAAATGTATAGAAAATATTGAAATTCAGAAAGAAACGGTTTACGGAATCGGGCCAGGTTTGGGAACAGATATTTTAACAAAGAAAGCCCTTATAGAATTTTTAAACGACGTTAAAGAACCCTTGCTGTTAGATGCTGATGCTTTAAATATTATTTCCGAAAGTCGGGAAACTATCAATTTAATTCCCAAAAATTCTGTTATCACGCCACATCCGAAAGAGTTTGAAAGACTTTTTGGAAAAACTGAAAATTCTTTTAAAAGAGTAGAACTGGGGATACGAAAAGCAAAAGAATTACAAATTTTCATTGTCTTGAAAGATCATCATACGCAGATCATCACTCCTGAAGGAAAAGTATTTTACAATATTACCGGAAATTCTGGTCTCGCAAAAGGTGGAAGCGGCGATATTTTAACAGGAATTATTACATCACTTTTAGCCCAAAAATACTCACCCGAAACGGCCTGTATATTAGGAGTCTGGCTTCATGGGAAAGCTGCTGATCTTACTGCTGAAAAAATTTCGAAAGAATCAATGCTTCCTACCGATGTGATTGGCGAGTTGGGAAATGTTTTCCTTGATCTAAACAAAAAAGTCACAACTCTGTTGTGACTTTTCAATAATATTTTATATTTTTTTAAACTGTTTTTTCTGTTTCAGGAAGAGCTTTGTTATTTTTAGAATAGACCATGATGACCAAACCTGCGATCATAAATGGTATTGATAAAATCTGTCCTGTATTTAATCCCGCAAATGAAATAACTTCATCACCTTGAGGCATTTTAAGAAATTCTACAGAAAATCTAATTGCCCAAAGAAGGAAAAAGAATAATCCGAATAACCATCCTTGTTGAAATTTTTTGTCAGTTTTTCTGTATAAAACCCAAAGAATTATAAATAGCGTTACGTATCCTGCAGCTTCAAACAATTGCGTAGGATAGCGCGTTACAGTGATTCCGTACTCGCTGCTCTGTTGCGGGAAAAATAAAGCAAATGGTGAAGAAGAATCAACAGGTTTTCCGATAATTTCAGAGTTGAAAAAGTTCCCCATTCTTACAAAAGCACCTCCAATTGCTACAACGATTCCTAATCTGTCGAAAACCCAAAGCGGATTTTTTTTCACTATTTTATATGAATAATACAGCGTTGTTACAATTACGGCAAGTGTTGCTCCGTGACTTGCTAAACCTGCAAATCCTGTAAATTTTATTCCGTTTTTGGTACTGATCGGTAAAAATACACTCCAGAAATCTTCTTTAAATAATTCCGGCTGGTAAAAAATAACGTGACCTAATCTCGCTCCCAGAATGGTTCCTATCAACGTCCACGTGAAAAATGGTTCTACATATTTTGTGTCAACACCATCGATGGAATACATTTTTGTCATCAGGAAATATCCGATTCCAAAAGCGAAAATGAACATTAAACTGTAAAAATGTAACGTAACCGGACCTAAATGAATTCCGGTTGAAGGATCCCAGATTTTAAAAGGTGTATCAAGTTCAACTTTATCGTTTGCTTTAACAGGACTTGAAGATTTTACTGCATATTTGAGAGTTTCAATGTTATTTTCATTAATACTTACATTTTCCACAAGTCTAAAATCTTTGTCAAAAAACTGATAA
It contains:
- a CDS encoding sugar phosphate isomerase/epimerase family protein — its product is MERSDFLKLSSLGFLGLYSCGIAGSTTKKRRLGIQLYTIREAVSKNPERALEKIASLGFTDLEIYGYDGNFFGKNRNEFQSILNNTGLKVVSSHHQTGVIGEGKGTLRNNWKKSVEDLKFIGSEYMVCSYLVPKERTIENYKNLPVILSQSAEITQQAGIQFCYHNHDFEFEKLTDDQLIYDFLLENTPSDLVKMELDLYWITKAGFDPLHYFDKYPGRFPLWHVKDMHSKTKHFEEVGNGSIDFKKIFEFRKKAGLKYWFVEQDSSDKDIFESVNMSKKYIDNNSFFLK
- a CDS encoding acyl-CoA thioesterase; the protein is MDNKPVTFQFISEPSDVNYGGNVHGGSVMKWIDQAGYACATTWSGNYSVTVYVGGIRFYDPIKIGEIVKVEAQVIYTGSSSMHISINVFSRNLKQPIFDKKTHCIIVFVAVDENGIKLPVPKWIPETSEEKQQEMYAKRLMELRTQIEDEMKPFL
- a CDS encoding arsenate reductase family protein, translating into MKKVFYLNSCDTCRKILAKFDLRDWEMREIKKEPITQEEVEAMHKITNSYEDLFSKKSTQIKLRELDLKTMGEDDFKELLLDHYTFLKRPVFLTDTEIFIGNDKKNIENLRAHFNGNN
- the gcvT gene encoding glycine cleavage system aminomethyltransferase GcvT → MKKTALYDKHVSLGAKIVPFAGFDMPVQYSGVTEEHFAVREKAGLFDVSHMGQFFIEGAGSKDLLQFVTTNNLDALENGKAQYSCLPNEDGGIVDDLIVYKMEDDKYFVVVNASNIEKDWNHISKYNTFGAKMTNASDEMSLLAVQGPKAAEILQKLTETNLSEIPYYHFTVGSVAGVSDVIISNTGYTGSGGFEIYFKNDDAEKLWDEILKAGESEGIVPCGLAARDTLRLEKGFCLYGMDIDDTTSPIEAGLGWITKFDKDFVSKEIFAKQKEEGVTRKLVGFELTDKGVPRHDYPVVDAEGNVIGKVTSGTQSPMKKIGLGIAYVDKPHFKLGTEIFIQVRNKNIPAKVVKMPFV
- the idi gene encoding isopentenyl-diphosphate Delta-isomerase, with amino-acid sequence MEEFVVLVNAQDETLGLMEKQQAHINGLLHRAFSVFLFNDKGEMLLQKRASGKYHSPNQWTNAVCSHPRDGESYIEGANRRLKEELGIETELSEKFKFIYKADVGGGLWEHELDYVFTGTYNSGFNLNENEVGEVRYISMADLDYEISQHPKNFTEWFKIILEEYKHNF
- a CDS encoding LNS2 domain-containing protein — protein: MELDYIEHISPILKDGVKNYLIDIDGTITDDVPNEEPERMTTCLPYPDALETVNKWYDEGHQICFFTSRTENLKQITIDWLDKHGFKYHSVLCGKPRGGNYHWIDNHLVRATRYKGKFTDLVEKQVTIEVFKD
- a CDS encoding D-2-hydroxyacid dehydrogenase, with protein sequence MKVLANDGLDQSGIDALTEKGFDVITKKVPQEFLVDYINEHKIKTILVRSATQVRKDIIDNCPSIEIIGRGGVGMDNIDVDYAREKGIHVINTPSASSESVAELVFAHLFSGARFLQDSNRKMPVVGDTEFASLKKAYAAGIELKGKTIGIVGMGRIGQEVAKIALGLGMRVIAADNMIGKASIKVTFYNKQFINVDIETEPLQEVLKHSDFITLHVPAQKEGFMIGKNEFSMMKDGVAIVNCSRGGVIDEAALLEALDSGKVKFAGLDVFINEPTPSKEILNHSKISLTPHTGAATLEAQDRIGLSLAEQISSILQIH
- the mscL gene encoding large conductance mechanosensitive channel protein MscL: MGFIKDFKDFAFKGNVVDLAVGVIIGAAFSAIVKSFVDDIITPLLLNPALEKANVKNIAELSWNGVKYGNFLSSVISFLIVALVLFFLIKGIASLSKKEDAVVEAPAGPTEDQKLLMEIRDLLKSKNNI
- a CDS encoding NAD(P)H-hydrate dehydratase, which translates into the protein MKIFTAEKIKAGDQFTIKNEPITSIALMERAAQKCVDWILTYCKNHHKFAVFCGNGNNGGDGFAIARMLYLKGFDVDVFIDSSNEKFSDDAHFNYEKVKEISGISIYDFSAIDKFKFDNDTVIVDALFGTGLSRKLEGKFVWLINALNDLKQVKISIDVPSGLFSDQISEENQTILKADYTLSFQFWKRTFLHPETGKFTGKVIVLDIDLNKEYIDETSTDYFVIDDEIIKEIFRPRSDFAHKGTYGRAAIVAGSFGKMGAAVLATKSTLKTGTGLTFTVAPNCGYEILQTSCPEAMFVSGGEKCIENIEIQKETVYGIGPGLGTDILTKKALIEFLNDVKEPLLLDADALNIISESRETINLIPKNSVITPHPKEFERLFGKTENSFKRVELGIRKAKELQIFIVLKDHHTQIITPEGKVFYNITGNSGLAKGGSGDILTGIITSLLAQKYSPETACILGVWLHGKAADLTAEKISKESMLPTDVIGELGNVFLDLNKKVTTLL
- the lgt gene encoding prolipoprotein diacylglyceryl transferase, which encodes MWDPSTGIHLGPVTLHFYSLMFIFAFGIGYFLMTKMYSIDGVDTKYVEPFFTWTLIGTILGARLGHVIFYQPELFKEDFWSVFLPISTKNGIKFTGFAGLASHGATLAVIVTTLYYSYKIVKKNPLWVFDRLGIVVAIGGAFVRMGNFFNSEIIGKPVDSSSPFALFFPQQSSEYGITVTRYPTQLFEAAGYVTLFIILWVLYRKTDKKFQQGWLFGLFFFLLWAIRFSVEFLKMPQGDEVISFAGLNTGQILSIPFMIAGLVIMVYSKNNKALPETEKTV